One stretch of Enterobacter sp. RHBSTW-00994 DNA includes these proteins:
- a CDS encoding terminase small subunit yields MEVNKKRLSEIFGVSVRTIQNWQDQGMPVARGGGKGNEVLYDSAATIEWYSARDAAIENEKLRKEVEDLRITSESDLQPGTIEYERHRLTRAQADAQELKNAKESAEVVETAFCTFVLSRIAGEIASILDGVPLSVQRRFPELENRHIDFLKKDIIKAMNKAAALDDMIPGLLSEYIEQSG; encoded by the coding sequence ATGGAGGTGAATAAAAAACGTCTTTCTGAGATTTTTGGAGTCAGCGTCCGCACGATTCAGAACTGGCAGGATCAGGGAATGCCTGTCGCACGAGGCGGCGGCAAGGGGAATGAGGTTCTCTATGATTCTGCTGCCACTATTGAATGGTATTCAGCGCGGGACGCAGCGATAGAGAATGAAAAATTACGGAAGGAGGTCGAAGACCTGCGCATTACATCAGAGTCTGATCTTCAGCCTGGTACGATTGAATATGAGCGGCATCGGCTTACCCGAGCACAGGCTGACGCTCAGGAACTCAAAAATGCAAAAGAGTCTGCTGAAGTGGTGGAGACCGCATTCTGCACGTTCGTGCTGTCGCGGATAGCCGGAGAAATTGCCAGTATCCTCGATGGAGTACCTCTGTCGGTTCAGCGGCGCTTCCCGGAGCTGGAGAACCGACATATTGATTTCCTTAAGAAGGACATCATTAAGGCAATGAACAAAGCAGCTGCGCTGGATGACATGATACCGGGGTTGCTGAGTGAATACATCGAACAGTCAGGTTAA